Within Streptomyces albofaciens JCM 4342, the genomic segment CACCCGGCCCACCCCGTGCGCAGCGTCGAGGACGCGCGGGACCGTACCGACCCGGCACGCTGGCACCTGCCCACGCACAGCGCATCGGTCACCGGCCGCGCCGCATCCTCCGGCAGCCGCGCGCACGGATTGCACTGGGCCGCCGTATGGCTCGAAGGCCGGGCCCTTAACGAGCCCGCTGCCGACCTGTTCGCGCCGACGCCGCCACGCCTGCTCGACGAGATCGCCGCCACCGCGCGCCGCGCGCGCCTCACCATCGAGCGAGCCCTCAACCTCGACCGGCGCACGACCCCGCTCCCCGACCCGTGCCCATGGTGCGGCGGACAGCTCATCGGCTATACCCAGCCCGGCGTCGAGGCCGTCGTCGAATGCTCGACCGGCCCGGAGTGTGAGGCGCCCGTCGACCTTGACAGCCGCCGGCGCCGTGCGTGGTGGGGGCCGGATCTGACTGCGCTGTGGCCTGTCCTCGAAGCGAGTCGACAGGCCGCGTAGGGCGGTCACCCTACAACTACCCACCGGGGCGCCGACGTTGAGCGGCGCCCCTTTGTGTATCCATTTGTGAAACCCCTTGTGTAGCAGCAACACAAGCCGCTACAGTGAGGCTCGCCGGACCTCACCCGGCGACCTGCCGGACCTCACCCGGCACACCACGACCAAGGGAGCAAGCCCCATGGACATCTACCGCCCCGCCAACCCCCGCAGCCGCGGCGCCGGCCACTACCGCCGCCCCGGCACCTCCGCGAGCTACTGCGGGCGCACCCTCGAAGCCAAGCCCACCGAAGACCGGTACGTGAACGGCGTGTGCCAGGTGTGCGCCAAGGCGGAGCAGCGCGACCGCGTCGCCGCCGAGCAGACCGTCGCCGACCGCGACATCCACGGCCCCACCCTCCGTGAGCGCGCCGGTGTCCGGTACGCCACTGTCGGCAAGGGCCGCCGAGTGCACTACTCGCCCATGACCGACGAGACCCTGTGCGGGCGCGAGGTCACCGAGTACACCGACGGCCTCGACGACCAGGCCCCCGAACTGTGCGCCCCGTGCGTCCGGGCCGCCGAGGAGCGCGCCTATGCCCGCGCCCTCGCCGCCGCCTCGCCCCTCGCCGCCGCCGCGGTCGACCTCGCCGAGACCGTCGAGCAGGCCGACACCGAGCAGGCCACACCCCCGGCCGATGAGGCGACCCCAAACCCCGGTTTCCTGGTCGATCCGTGGACATGGATTCGGCGCCCGTCAAGCAGCAACGGCACGCGGCGGAGTGAGGCCGAGGCCGCCCGTGCACGCAGCAACCGCGCCGCCGAGCGTGTACGCACGAACCCCGACCCGACCGACCCCGAATGGCGCGCCGCCCTCGCCGAGCTGGGGACCGCCCTCGACCAGTGGCGGGAGGCCGACCCGATCGCCCGCGAGGCTATCGACGCCGAGCAGGCCAGCGACGAGGACGAGGCCGCCGGCACATGGCGTGAGGAGTGGATAGGCGAGCAGCCGACCGACGATGCCCTGTTCACCATCGAGTCGCCCGTCGAGCAGGGCGCGCTATTCGCTCCCGGTTCCCGCGTCGTGTGCGCCGACGGCGTCGAGCGCACCATCGAGGACACGGTCAAGCGCACCGGCGAACCGACCCGCGTCGTCGTCGAGGGAGGCGCCGAGTGGATCGCCGGCAACTGCCAACCCGCCGAGCAGGCGCCCGACCTCCGTGTGATCGAGGGTGTTGTCGTGACGCACGCTGGTACCGCCAAGGGAAGCGCCCCGAAGGACGCTGCGAACCCGGACGTGATCGCCGCACGCGAAGCCTTGACGCCGCTTCGCCCCGCCACGCTCACCGACCGACACGACTTCTCCGAGCCCAACGACGACGAGCGCGACGTACGTGGGTACGTCATCGACCCCCGCGGACATGGCTGCGTCGCCCTTTACTGGCTCGAAGAGGGGCGCAACATCCGGCGTGACGACCCGTGGCACGGCCCGTGCCTCGACATCCTCGCCGACAAGATCAAGGCCGCCGGGTGGAAGACGGAACGCATGTTGCGATCCTCGCAGTGCGTTTTCGCCTACCGGCCCACCGAGTAACCCCCGACAGGCCCGCCCCGGTCAGGGGCGGGCCCCGTCTTACCCACAGGAGCAGCAACGTGCCCGACAACCAGACCTCCAAGCAGAGCAACGAGCCGACTGCAACGCCCCCTGATGAGCGCCCGAGGACTTCGGGGGAGATCAGCCGTCACGTGCGGCGTAACCCGTCGAAAACCGCACCTTCCCTCGGGAAGGTGTATGAGCAGATTCGCGCGGTGATGGATCAGTACGAACGAGAGTCGGCAGCCGCACGCGCCCTCGCAGGCGACCCCAACCCGACCGACGCCGACCCCCTCGAATACGTACAGGAGATCGCCGAGCACTACGCCCAGCGCGACCAGCGCCCCGGCTACGTCAACCAGCTCGCCGACGAGCTGAGCCTCGACGACGTGCGCACGCTCCGCCTCGCCGGCGAAGCCGCCCAGGCCGCCACGCCCCGTGTGATCATGCGCGAGGCCAACCGCGGCAAGCACCCGCGCCAGATCGCCGACGAAATCGGCCTCACCGAATCCCGCGTGTACGGCATCATCCGCGAAGAGCGCCGGAAGGCCGCTCGCTTCTGGATTGAGCGCGGCCTCGACAACGACGCCGCGAGCGATACTGACCCGCGCGAATCCCTCGCCCGCCTTGAGGCGGACCTCGCCAACACGCCCGAGAAGGACCGCGCGGCGGTCGAGCAGTACCTCGCCGACTTTCGTAAGGCCATCGAGGAGCGGGAAGCCAAGCAGCGCACCACCGGCGATCAGCAGTAGCAGCAGCGCGGGCCCGTACTGGCGACCTCACCGCCGTACGGGCCCGACTAACCACGATGGGAGCAAGCCCCACCGCGGCCGGCACCAACCCTACCCAGCCGCCGGGCGACCGGACGCGCGGCGCCTCGCGCGCGCCCGACCCACGACCCCGCTTGCAGGCCGTTATCAATCTGTGATCTAATTCGGGGCGTCCCCAGCGTGCCCGAAAACGGACGCACGGGGCCCCTCGCAACGCCCCGCCACCATCCCCCCGGTGGCGGGGCGTTTCGCTTGCCCAACCCGTGCAGGAGGTGACACCCCATGGCGCGCCCCATCACTGACACAGACCGCGCCGCGGTGCGCCGCCTGCATGGACAGGGCAAGGCCCGCAACGAGATCGCCCGCGCCATCGGGCGCAGCCCGTCGACCGTGTCCAAGATCGCCGCCGCCTTCGAACCGCCCCTCACCTTCGAGCGGGGGCCCGAGGTCGTCGCCGCCACCGAAGCGCGTCGCATCGACCTCGCCGCCCGCCGTGCCCAGCTCGCCGAGGCCCTGCACGTCGACGCCGAGCGTCTGCGGGCGCAGCTATGGGAGCCCACCACCTACGGGGAGTTCGCGGGCCGCGATGGTGAGTGGCACGAGGCGTACCTCGACAAGCCGAGGTTCGCTGATCAGCGCGCCATCATCGCCGCGGCCGGCACCGCCATCCAGCAGTCACTACGCCTCGCCCCGGCCGAGGGCGGCGAGGGCGCCGACCAGGTCCGATCGATGCTCGGCACGCTCGGCGAAGCGTTGGCCCGCGCCGCCGGCGACCCGGACGACGATGGAGGCGCCGACGGGGGGTGAGCGTTGCTCAACCTCGACGCGCTTCCCCTCTCCCGCAAACAGCTTCGCTCGGTCGGGCAGGCCACGGCCCGGATCAACCTGTGGCATGGGTCCGTACGGTCCGGCAAGACGATCGCGTCTCTGCTGGCATTCGTCATCGCGGTTGCTACCGCGGGCCCGTCCGGTCTGATCATCGTCTGTGGGCGCAGCCTCCAGACGATCGAGCGCAACGTGCTCGAACCCCTGCAAGACCGGGCCCTGTTCGGGCCCCTCGCCCGGCACATCGTCCACACCCGCGGCGCCACCACCGCAACGATTCTCGGGCGCACCGTCCACCTGATCGGTGCCGCCGACGCCCGCGCCGAGGGCAGGCTCCGCGGCCTGACCGCGCAGCTCGCCTACGTCGATGAGGCCACCCTGGTCCCCGAGGGTTTTTGGACGCAGCTCCTCGCACGTCTGTCCGTGCCGGGCGCGCGCCTGTACGCGACGACGAACCCGGACTCGCCGCGGCACTGGCTCAAGACGCAGTATCTCGACCGCGTCGGCGAGCTGAACCTGCGCGCGTGGCACTTCCGCCTGTCCGACAACCCGTCGTTGTCGGCCGAGTACGTCGCCGACCTCGCCGCCGAATACGTCGGTCTGTGGCGACGGCGGATGATCGACGGGGCGTGGTGCGTCGCTGAGGGCGCCATCTACGACATGTGGGACCAGGCGCGCCACGTCGTCACGGACCTGCCGGACATGCGCCGGTATCACGTCGGCATCGACTACGGCACGACGAACCCGTTCGCCGCCGTCCTGTTGGGCGAGGGAGTCGACGGCCGGCTGTACGTGGCCGCCGAGTGGCGCCATGACTCCCGCGCCACGCACCGCAGCATGACCGACGCGCAGTACAGCGCCGCCGTACGGGAATGGCTGGCCGAGTGGTCCCACCCGTCCGCCGGCCCGGACGACCAGGGCGTGACGCCGGAGTGGACGTTCATCGACCCTTCCGCAAAATCGTTTCTCACCCAGTTGTGGCAGGACGGCTACCCCGGCATCGCCCGTGCCTCGAACGAGGTCGCATCCGGCATTCGCTCTGTGTCGAGCCTGCTCGCCGCCGGCCGCCTGCTCGTACACGAGTCGTGCGAGGGCCTGCTCGACGAACTGCCTGGCTACAGCTGGGATCCGAAGGCCACCGCGCGTGGTGAGGACGCCCCCTTGAAGGTCGACGACCACTCGTGCGACGCGTTGCGGTACGTCATCCACTCGACCGCTCACGAGTGGCGCCACCTTCTCACCGCACCACCGAAGGAGGCTGCCGCCGCGTGATGACTGTCCACATGCCCGTGTCGCTCACCGTCGGCGACCACACCGGCAACCTCGGCACTCTGAGCCTCACGCCCCGCGACAACATCGGTGTCTGTATCGCCGACATGCTGCGGGCCGCCGCTGAGGCATTCGACCTCGCCGGAGACGGGAGCAGCGACGATGACGCTTCCTGAGAACGGCGCAGCGTGGCCGCCGCCGCAGCTCGCCCCGCTGTACCGCGAGATGCGCGTCGATGACGCGTGGTACTCCGGGGACCGCAAGCGCCTCGCCGACATCTACCAGCACCAGCAGAGGCGCGAGGACGGGCGGCGCCGGCTGTGGGCCCGCCACCGCCAGCAGCAGCCCGGGCAGCGCGATACCCGCCTGCATATCCCGCTCGCCGGCGACATCGCCACCACGTCCGCCGATCTCCTGTTCTCCGAACCGCCCACGTTCACTGTCGACGACGCTGGCACGCAGGATCGGCTTGCGGACCTTGTCGAGGCTGGAGGCATCGAGAACACCCTGCTTGAGGCGGCCGAGGTCGCCGCCGCCCTCGGCGGCGTGTACCTGCGCGTCACCTGGGATGCCTCCCTGGCGCCCCGGCCGCTGCTGACTGTCGTGCACGCCGACCAGGCCGCGCCCGAATTCCGCTGGGGGCAACTGACCGGCGTCACCTTCTGGCGCGAACTCGCTTCGACCGAGGCGACCGTGTGGCGCCACCTCGAACGGCATGAGCCCGGCCGCATTCTGCACGGCCTGTACGAGGGCACCGCCGACCGCCTCGGCCGCCGCGTGCCGCTCACCGAGCACCCCGAGGTCGCCGCCCTCGCCGACTCTCTCGGCCCCGAGGGCGACACGATCGAGACCGGCATCGACGAACTCACCGCCGCCTACGTCCCCAACATCAAGCCCAACCGGCGCCACCGCAGGAGCCCGTTCGGCCGCTCCGACTACGCCGCCCCGCTTCATGACCTCATGGACGCGCTTGACGAGACGTGGTCGAGCTGGCTGCGCGACATCCGGCTCGCCCGCGCGCGGCTGATCGTCCCCGACGGATACCTGCGCGACCACGGCCCCGGGCGCGGCGCGAGCTTCGACGACGACCGGGAAATCTGGCAAGCCCTGTCGATCCCGCCGACCGAGGGCGGGTCGGGGATCACCTTGTCGCAGTTCGCGATCAGGGTCACCGAACACCAGTCGACGGCCGACTCGCTCGTGCAGCAGGCCGTACGGTCCGCCGGGTACTCCGCCCAGTCGTTCGGGCTCGGCGACCAGGGCGGCGCCGTCACCGCGACCGAGGTCAACGCCCGCGAGCGACGGTCGATGATCACGCGTGACAAGAAGTCGCGCTACTGGCGCCCCGCGCTCGCGCACATCCTGTTCGTCATGCTGCGCCTCGACCGTGCGCTGTTCACTCCGAGTCTCGTGGTCGACCGGCCCCGCATCGTGTTCGGGGACGCTGTCAGCGAGGACCCGCAATCGGTCGCACAGACGCTCTCCCTGCTCCAGCAGGCGCAGGCCGTCAGCACCGACACCAAGGTACGCGCGCTGCATCCGGACTGGGACGACACCGCCGTTGCCGAAGAGGTTGCCCGCATCCATGCGGAGACCGGGCAGGCCGCCCCCGACCCTGTCGGAGCGTTTCCGCTCGCCGCCTGATCGGGGGTGCACATGCCCGTGTCCCCCGACCAGGTCGAATACCTCGCCGCGGTGACCGCGGACCTGTACGCCGGTGTCGAGCGGCAGCTGCTCGAACTGTGTGCGCGGCAGCTCGCCGCAGGGCTGGACGCGCCCGGGTGGGCCGTCGCCAAACTCGCCGCCCTGTCGCCCTTGCGGCGCGCGGCCGACGTGCTGCTTGGCGCCCTCGCCGGGACCGTCGACACCGAGGTACGGCACGCCGTGGCTGAGGCGTACGACGCCGGCCGCG encodes:
- a CDS encoding helix-turn-helix domain-containing protein codes for the protein MARPITDTDRAAVRRLHGQGKARNEIARAIGRSPSTVSKIAAAFEPPLTFERGPEVVAATEARRIDLAARRAQLAEALHVDAERLRAQLWEPTTYGEFAGRDGEWHEAYLDKPRFADQRAIIAAAGTAIQQSLRLAPAEGGEGADQVRSMLGTLGEALARAAGDPDDDGGADGG
- a CDS encoding PBSX family phage terminase large subunit, giving the protein MLNLDALPLSRKQLRSVGQATARINLWHGSVRSGKTIASLLAFVIAVATAGPSGLIIVCGRSLQTIERNVLEPLQDRALFGPLARHIVHTRGATTATILGRTVHLIGAADARAEGRLRGLTAQLAYVDEATLVPEGFWTQLLARLSVPGARLYATTNPDSPRHWLKTQYLDRVGELNLRAWHFRLSDNPSLSAEYVADLAAEYVGLWRRRMIDGAWCVAEGAIYDMWDQARHVVTDLPDMRRYHVGIDYGTTNPFAAVLLGEGVDGRLYVAAEWRHDSRATHRSMTDAQYSAAVREWLAEWSHPSAGPDDQGVTPEWTFIDPSAKSFLTQLWQDGYPGIARASNEVASGIRSVSSLLAAGRLLVHESCEGLLDELPGYSWDPKATARGEDAPLKVDDHSCDALRYVIHSTAHEWRHLLTAPPKEAAAA
- a CDS encoding phage portal protein, producing the protein MTLPENGAAWPPPQLAPLYREMRVDDAWYSGDRKRLADIYQHQQRREDGRRRLWARHRQQQPGQRDTRLHIPLAGDIATTSADLLFSEPPTFTVDDAGTQDRLADLVEAGGIENTLLEAAEVAAALGGVYLRVTWDASLAPRPLLTVVHADQAAPEFRWGQLTGVTFWRELASTEATVWRHLERHEPGRILHGLYEGTADRLGRRVPLTEHPEVAALADSLGPEGDTIETGIDELTAAYVPNIKPNRRHRRSPFGRSDYAAPLHDLMDALDETWSSWLRDIRLARARLIVPDGYLRDHGPGRGASFDDDREIWQALSIPPTEGGSGITLSQFAIRVTEHQSTADSLVQQAVRSAGYSAQSFGLGDQGGAVTATEVNARERRSMITRDKKSRYWRPALAHILFVMLRLDRALFTPSLVVDRPRIVFGDAVSEDPQSVAQTLSLLQQAQAVSTDTKVRALHPDWDDTAVAEEVARIHAETGQAAPDPVGAFPLAA